The Naumovozyma dairenensis CBS 421 chromosome 11, complete genome genome includes a window with the following:
- the RSN1 gene encoding Rsn1p (similar to Saccharomyces cerevisiae RSN1 (YMR266W); ancestral locus Anc_8.819): MNSSNTTNSTSSSSSNSTTSTSTQQVLTALISNGIVFAAFLSAFLLLRIKLKRIYEPKSSFNLINDEKRPDPLPKGLWQWFIPLLKKSDNFIIQQAGLDGYFFLRYLFIISAYCLVSMAYIFPILLPVNASNGMHQTGLNQLAYQNIKNEKRYYAHIFIGWIFFWGFVYVIYRELYFYTSMKQAVLASPRYAKKLSSRTVLFQTVPKQYLSEEEFSKLFDGVKRVWIARGATNIGVKVDERASMAMQLENALNSYLKSILKKIRKQQKKNTDLVISDNVEDYIPYKKRPKFRKRFWKKKLDTIDYIKEQLPVLNKEIEEMQENHINADPFNSVFVEFESQYQAQVALQVSTYHAPVFMSPAYIGLEPKDLVWFNLRMLWWERLIRTHGAVLAIIALVLLWSIPVAFVGMISNITYLTNKLHWLRFIYKLPDVLLGLLTSLAPTIALAVLMMFLPIFIRAMAVVAGSPSSQLVEYFTQQAYFAFQVIQVFLVTTLASAATSAVTQIVEDPSTAMNLLATNLPKASNFYISYIILQGMSISSGALLQLSPLIMFYLLGTLLDNTPRKKHTRFVNLGSMQWGTTFPVYTNLAVILFSYSIISPIILLFGFCGFFLLYVSYLYNLTYVFQESPDSRGMHYPRALFQTMVGLYIGQICLLGLFVVGKGWGPIVLQVVCLIITVIVHIQLNESFDRIMQVLPVDTMKPLDGKSDTPSFKNIYKKIDDPNRNHKLDGVKELPKFPIKKFQPRSHQSILRIGSNNNTNNREVSSSIFDQITENTLEYHYDYQKAMETKTTVNYIPEIPLLADGDTTTIPDAPFWKRFLLPHIYCSYKVVKSRLPEIYGLIDPDEVTDDNIIAHAYDYPAVSAQCPSLWIPKDEFGFSQAIIRDFEGIINISDKGAHIDPKGKLVVDGKPPTNKNVMEESVGSDNPFTDGKDTETFEDESIIFR, translated from the coding sequence atGAATTCTTCAAACACTACGAATTCTACATCAAGCAGTAGCTCTAATTCTACTACAAGCACTTCCACTCAACAAGTCCTTACAGCTTTAATATCAAATGGTATCGTCTTTGCTGCATTCCTTTCAGCTTTCCTTCTATtaagaataaaattgaaaagaatttATGAGCCAAAATCTTCATTCAATCTAATAAACGATGAAAAAAGACCAGATCCATTACCGAAAGGTCTATGGCAATGGTTCATCccacttttgaaaaaatctgACAATTTCATAATACAACAGGCTGGTCTAGACGGTTATTTCTTCCTTCGTTACCTTTTCATAATATCAGCTTATTGTCTCGTATCAATGGCTTATATTTTCCCCATATTATTACCAGTAAACGCAAGTAATGGGATGCATCAAACAGGGTTGAATCAATTGGcttatcaaaatattaaaaatgaaaaaagatattacGCTCATATCTTCATCGGATGGATATTCTTTTGGGGGTTCGTTTACGTCATTTATAGAGAATTGTATTTTTATACATCAATGAAGCAAGCCGTTTTAGCATCACCAAGATAtgcaaaaaaattatcttcaaGAACTGTACTTTTCCAAACTGTACCCAAACAATACTTGAGTGAAGAggaattttcaaaattattcgATGGTGTTAAAAGAGTTTGGATAGCTAGAGGTGCTACTAACATTGGTGTTAAAGTCGATGAAAGGGCATCCATGGCTATGCAATTGGAAAATGCATTGAATTCATACTTGAAAtcaatattgaagaaaattcgtaaacaacaaaagaaaaacacTGATTTGGTAATATCAGATAATGTTGAAGATTATATCCCATATAAGAAACGACCAAAATTTAGGAAAAgattttggaaaaagaaactcGATACCATAGATTATATCAAGGAACAATTACCCGTTTTAAATaaggaaattgaagaaatgcAAGAAAATCATATTAACGCTGATCCATTCAATTCTGTCTTTGTAGAATTCGAATCTCAATATCAAGCTCAAGTCGCATTACAAGTATCCACATATCATGCTCCTGTATTTATGAGTCCTGCATATATTGGATTGGAACCAAAGGATCTCGTTTGGTTTAATTTAAGAATGCTTTGGTGGGAAAGATTAATTAGAACTCACGGTGCTGTCTTGGCAATCATCGCTTTGGTCTTATTATGGTCCATCCCTGTCGCATTTGTTGGtatgatttcaaatattacATATTTGACAAATAAATTACATTGGTTaagatttatttataaattacCTGATGTCTTATTAGGGTTATTGACCTCGTTGGCGCCAACAATCGCCTTGGCAGTACTAATGATGTTTTTACCCATTTTCATTAGAGCTATGGCTGTGGTAGCAGGTTCTCCATCTTCTCAATTAGTTGAATATTTCACACAACAAGCATATTTCGCATTTCAAGTCATTCAAGTGTTTTTAGTTACAACTTTGGCATCCGCAGCAACATCAGCTGTCACACAAATTGTAGAAGACCCATCTACAGCAATGAATCTATTGGCTACTAATTTACCAAAGGCTTCCAATTTCTACATTtcttatattattttacaaGGTATGTCCATTTCATCAGGTGCATTATTACAATTGAGTCCATTGATtatgttttatttattagGTACTTTACTTGATAACACTCCAAGAAAGAAACATACAAGATTCGTTAACTTGGGATCCATGCAATGGGGGACCACTTTCCCCGTCTATACCAATTTAGCTgtcattttattttcctattcaattatttctCCAATAATACTGTTATTTGGATTCTGTGgatttttccttctttatGTGTCTTATTTGTATAATTTAACTTACGTGTTTCAAGAATCTCCAGATTCAAGAGGTATGCATTATCCAAGAGCTCTTTTCCAAACAATGGTTGGGTTGTATATTGGACAAATTTGTTTACTGGGGTTATTCGTTGTCGGGAAAGGTTGGGGTCCTATCGTCTTACAAGTGGTTTGTTTAATAATTACAGTTATTGttcatattcaattgaatgaatcaTTCGATAGGATTATGCAAGTCTTACCTGTAGATACAATGAAACCATTGGATGGTAAATCTGATACTCcatcttttaaaaatatttataaaaaaattgatgatcCTAATCGTAACCATAAATTAGATGGAGTGAAAGAATTGCCAAAATTCccaataaaaaaattccAACCACGATCTCATCAATCTATATTGAGGATAGGtagcaataataatacaaataatagAGAAGTATCATCTTCCATCTTTGATCAAATTACAGAAAATACTTTAGAATATCATTATGATTATCAAAAAGCTATGGAAACTAAAACTACAGTAAATTATATTCCTGAAATACCATTATTAGCAGATGGTGATACAACAACTATACCAGACGCCccattttggaaaagatTCCTTTTACCACATATTTATTGTTCATACAAAGTAGTCAAATCAAGATTACCTGAAATTTATGGATTAATTGATCCTGATGAGGTAACTGATGATAACATTATTGCTCATGCTTATGATTATCCTGCAGTTTCCGCACAGTGTCCATCTTTATGGATCCCTAAGGATGAATTTGGATTCTCTCAAGCGATTATTAGAGATTTTGAAGGTATTATTAACATATCCGATAAAGGAGCACATATAGATCCTAAGGGGAAACTTGTCGTTGATGGGAAACCACCAACAAATAAAAACGTGATGGAAGAGTCTGTAGGTTCCGATAATCCATTCACAGATGGGAAAGACACAGAAActtttgaagatgaatcaattattttcaGGTAA
- the NDAI0K00550 gene encoding uncharacterized protein (similar to Saccharomyces cerevisiae YMR265C; ancestral locus Anc_8.818) has translation MAHTHSPLYHWNSCPGLLNTPEQQQQANGIAPIIPPSQITKIHIYDFDNTLFASPQPNKQLYTKNFHDRLGFGLGPKNAGPRWWLEPMFLRQAYNEFIQAALSEQTKPAQEGGLNNHPAGKVLFQYWNRDILELAAASIQDPSTISILMTGREDVAFSALIEYMITTTRDTFFNKDSPYLKFNAVVLKKKDGNFKSTMAFKQQCLSDLINHYSTSIKEITIYDDRPKQINQFKIFLNNLPYNPRLQWFVIPVPPISKRINPDKEYKILMLMVDKYNETLKGSFKRNKIEIRWTPKELGCYLTLESHAALLERTAEYLENKSIDMNSIRNLKQYPLGILLSKSGNIIPGNEMVSIYLNDNNSNKISLSSTDQRNILNKIYNPQNEEDLKKLVFIVHTIGIKRVTGNKVDIYFKASCANNYLFPTQKI, from the coding sequence ATGGCCCACACACATTCCCCCCTATATCATTGGAATAGCTGTCCTGGTCTGTTAAACACAccagaacaacaacaacaagcaAATGGCATTGCTCCCATAATACCGCCATCACAAATCACGAAGATTCATATCTATGATTTTGATAACACATTGTTTGCATCGCCACAACCAAATAAACAACTATACACAAAAAACTTCCATGATAGATTAGGTTTTGGCCTTGGTCCTAAAAATGCTGGTCCTAGATGGTGGTTAGAACCAATGTTCCTGCGTCAAGCATACAATGAATTCATACAAGCCGCATTATCTGAACAAACAAAACCCGCGCAGGAGGGAGGATTGAACAATCATCCTGCTGGTAAAGTCCTTTTCCAATATTGGAATAGAGATATCCTTGAACTAGCTGCAGCCTCCATTCAAGATCCTAGTACAATTTCTATATTAATGACCGGTAGAGAGGATGTTGCATTTTCTGCCTTGATAGAATATATGATTACAACCACTAGAGATACTTTTTTCAACAAAGATTCACcttatttaaaatttaaCGCAGTtgttttgaagaagaaagatggaaatttcaaaagtaCAATGGCTTTTAAACAACAATGTTTGTCCGATTTAATAAACCATTATTCAACAAGTATAAAAGAGATTACTATTTATGATGATAGGCCCAAACAGATAAAccaattcaaaatattcttgaataatttacCATATAATCCAAGATTACAATGGTTTGTCATTCCAGTACCACCTATCTCTAAGCGAATTAACCCAGACAAGGAATATAAAATTCTAATGCTTATGGTCGATAAATATAACGAAACATTAAAAGGGTCTTTTAAGAGGAACAAAATCGAAATTAGGTGGACACCTAAAGAACTTGGATGTTATTTGACTTTAGAGTCTCATGCTGCACTTCTTGAACGTACCGCAGAATATCTCGAGAACAAATCAATTGACATGAACTCTATTCgaaatttgaaacaataTCCATTAGGCATActattatcaaaatcagGTAATATAATACCAGGCAATGAAATGGtttctatttatttaaatgataataatagtaataaaattaGTCTTTCCTCAACTGATCAAAGAAACATACTAAATAAGATTTATAATCCacaaaatgaagaagatttgaaaaaattagtaTTCATTGTTCATACCATTGGAATTAAAAGAGTAACAGGTAACAAAGTTGACATATACTTTAAAGCTTCCTGCGCAAATAATTATCTTTTCCCAActcaaaaaatttaa